Below is a genomic region from Megalopta genalis isolate 19385.01 chromosome 10, iyMegGena1_principal, whole genome shotgun sequence.
ACGCAAGACTTGAATTTTCGTCAAGTCGTAATATTTAGCTTGGTTGCATAAACacctataatttttaattattcatgATTGCAAAACTTGAAGgactttttaatttaatttatacctAGTTAAACGACCTATTGCTGCACCTGCAGCTTCCACTACACCTTTGTGTCTACATCTGAGTAATACAGTAACAATGATGTTAGTAGAACACTTCACAGTTTCATCTGAATGCATTAGTATTCCTACTTCAGAAGCTATTTCACAAGAAATCTGAAAAGAGTAAATTGTTTTATTCGATTATGATATGACATTTATTATATCACGACAATTAGACGCACCTTTAGAGACATCCAAATACAAGAAATAAGAACCTGATGTGCAGGAGTTAAAGAAAGTTCatcaaaatcaatgctattGATTTCACTGTTTTTAATGACTGCATCAATTGCTAATCCCATTTCCGCGAAAGACGATGAATACTCTACAAGTTCAATTACAAATTAATTACATCTgtgtttttatacatttttgagTATAAAGTTCAGATTTTTTTTGTTAGAACCTCTATTTTCAGACTTCGAAGACAATATGGATAAAAAGAAACTAGTAGCATCCTTCAATATAGATAATATTCTCTCAACGAATTCCAAAGTTAAACGATTATGTTCTGGGCCGTTTCGAAAAGCAATATTTAACAAAGCGGCTAGCATTCCATAAAATGGTTTGTTCTGAACAATTGCCTTCAGCACATCTTCTTTCATCTGAATTAGTTGATTTGCTGCTTCATTAAGCAAGAAATCTGAATAACTTGAATAGTTAGTATAAGTAGTGCATCTGTCCAAATCATCTAAAGGTAGCCAATTTGCTATAATTGTAAATAGAGCTGCGCCACTTTCGATTTCATAAAACTTATAGGAATTACAACGCAGCAAGGCTACTCTGTATAATACCTAGAAATGTAgtgtttattaattattttttcatcataaaaaaatgttattttttaattattatcttACTTGTTTCTCCGAATTAGTCAATAAATCTTTATCGAAGTAATCAAGTATAATGGAAGTACTTAGTTGTTTAATATCAAGTGCAGAATCTAATACAAGattcaataaattaaataagcTTAGTTTATTTGTGAAATTCCAATTGTTTGTTTCTTTCAAATGTTTTTGCAATAGTAAAGTGGACGATGCATTTTCGATGCTGTTAGATTTATTCAATGCATTTGCGTTAGTAAAACAAAGCATGGCTTTGTATAAATTCAAACCAAgtatttttcgttgataacagGATCCAATTTCAAAGCAGTCCAGCAAAAATTCGTGCAACCAATGTGTAATATAATAAAGATCATTTATACAATCTGGCTGATTGTCGCTCATCTTTAACACATTggcataaaatattttaaaatatttaacaatagAATCTCTCATAAACACTGATGTGCTATTTGCATTATTCCACAGGAAATTTCTTACTGTAAAGAACTGATCTCTATTTTTgtcatataaattatttaattgaaaaCAATTTATTGCAAATCCATTCAATCTTACAATTTCCTTATTGTGATTTATGTAGTATTCAATCTTTGGTTCTTGTACAAGATCAATATTCATTTCTTTAGCTAATTTTTGAAGATATGATTGAATGAAATATCCATTAATATCTTTTGCTAGATCCCATAAGTATGTTAGAATATTCTTATATCTTTTTGCAATTGGTTCAAGCCAGTGTTTACAGAGTAATTGAAGAGCATTGTAATTTGCTCTGTAAGTAGTTAAAAattcatatttaatttattctatTAATGTTGTCACGTAATCTACAATTAAACTTACCCTTCTGTTTTCTCCCAATGATGAAAAAGATAATGGATTGTGCAACCAAAAGCTTTCTTCCACTCATCCTCGCTTAATTTCTTTACAATGGCAATATAAACTTTTGTTCCTGCTGATCGCAAATTGTACTTTGTTAGACTAGTCGataatgaaagtaaaaatgcACTGGATGTCATCGCTCCAACATTATTCCAAACTTCGCAAATttcagcaagaatatcgtactttatCTCATTTTGCCAAGAAATTTTATCAATGCAATGTGCAAATATAAATTCCAAGTAACCATCATACTTTTTCTCCATGATTTTCAAGTACATATTAAAAATGGATATAGTATTCTGTTTACTTATCTCACTGATTGCATTACAccaatttgaaaaaataattgcCTCCAGTTTTTTCTCTATTACTAACTCGCACATGTCCCAGAAATATGTATTCATAGTTCTGTGTAACCACAAGTGCAATactttgtatgcaaaataagagTGCTTAGTGTACTTAATACAGTGCTCATAAGTCATATAAAAAGTTAGAGAACAAACGTCGTTAGTATATATTTCGTTACAGTTTACTTGTAAGTAGCCGTAAGCACTAATTAACTTGAACAATTCAGAATCAATAGTGTCATATTTATCATTCAAAAAGCATAGCTCATTAGAAgttgaatttaaaaaattcttaagAGTACGATTTAAAAATACTAAAGCAGGATCCATTGACAATAAAGCAAAAAATGTCTGGGAAGCTACTAGAGCTCGCTCTCTTCTTATTTCTGGATTTGGAATAAAGATTTGTATAATGTATCTGAGTACTGGTTGCCATTGCTTCAGATTTTCATCATTCCATAATTGTTTATGCGACGAGGCATAGTTGATTAATTTCTGAAAAGATAAAAACATTTGATAAAAATATTGGGAAACAATTGCTACAAATTAAAAACTATTAGGATGCAAAAATACTAACTCTGAAAATTATAGTATCCTCTGTACATAATTGTAGCTCTTTCATTAATTGAGATGATTCCATATTTTGTACATACATTTTTGagtaaagatattttattttaatgtttatgcTATCATTCTTCTAATCATACTAATCAGTACTTGCTGATTGCAAATCGGTTGTTGATTTTGTAGCAACTTGTGCAGATGAATTAAGTTTTCCAGAATTATTTTTCTCAGTGTCACATATTCtgtaattaataagtaattttCTTTAACATATTATTTTTGAATGGtagtaaaagtaataataatgtaattaattcCTGCAAAGCCAGATACAATTGAAAACAGTTAAGAAAAATAATTAATCATTGCTTTATAGGTGAAAAAGCAAATTATTTTGCAGTCATTAAATCAGTCTTTCATTTTAAGTTTTCTATGTGCTAAACAATTGAGAGAAAAACAAAGAATTTCTCATATAACGGATTAAGGAATTTCATACAGTATAATAAGACAGATTCGTGTTACTTTCTAGCATTTGgtttattataaataacaaaaatatgtaAACTTAATGTGAACAGTTCCACAGCATTAGTTTAAATTGCAATAACTTATAAATTATAATCGCTACATTAGTTCCGAGCTGGAATTGAGTCTTCAGGCACATACCCCCCTTGTTCTATTTGCTCTTTGAATTTTATAAACTCTCGTTTACGATCAAAGTGTTTTACCTAGGGGGAagcagtaaaaataaaaattttaataaaaaattttaaacaattgtaTACTGTGAAAGTAGAAAGTATCTTTTACTCAAATACactttattgttatttttttaattaaatttttgatAACAATACTCATGCACTATTTAAAACTTACCCATATTTGAGAGCAAAACTTTTCATACTGGTCTCTGAATTTCTTACATTCTGCTTCTGTTTTACCATCATCAAGACATTTCCAATATTCATCTCTGCAATTCCAACACTTTGTACGCTCCTCTTTATTCGGAAAAGACATtctaaaataaattatccttagtattaattgttttatattttttagtttgtctaCTTATTAGAAATATACCTTTCTAAGTAAACAAGGAATACTAAATGGATGCAAATATACTTACCTATACTGAGAGTTTGTAACAGAAAATCTGCAGTAAATGTATAAATTTTCACAGATGAAATCAGGATAATTTATAAGCACTTATTTTTATAGAATCAAAAATAAGATCCTTAAAATAAAGCGGAAAAACTGTTACATAATCTTGTATCTTAATATATATTCATACACAAAAACGATTACAGAAACaagattaaatatttgtttttaAGAAGTATTTAATATATACATGCTAAGTAATTCACAAAAATATAACAATTGGTTATAATCTCCTATTCGGTTTCTGTGAAACGATCGAGCAACATTCACATCGTAGGTTAATTCCTTGAacgtgataaataaataaactttgTAATAGGTTTTAAGAACATAAATAATACATGGatttatatacaatacaatGTACTTTTCTTAAATCatattaaacaaatatatatacatacttaCATcgtacaaattataaatatattatacgaGTAATATCACTGAGAGAAACTCGAACTAACTTGCTTATTTCCTTCGTGAAAAGAAACTTGTAAAATATTACAATGAATGAAAGTACAATTTCTTAACATTTTACAGCTCTTGTAACTTgtgtttacaataaataaaaataattaagcaTTATAATTTGTTTGATTGAAAAATTTTAAAAGCTGTGTGTGTTCTTTATCACATACAATCATACATACAATACATATCTCCTTACATGAGCATACAGGTTATTCATAATATTTTCACCAAAAATTCGAATTTTTTATTAAGAAGGAGGACAAAAATCATTctgtaattaaatattatataaattataaatatcattttttattgtttagcataaattatcatataataattatatatagtaaattctccctaattgctgagattgtacagaaaaatggacaatttgagaagaaagGTATGTATatgagagaaggagagaataTGTACGATTATTGTATATAGCTTTACTGTCTTTCTGTTTTGTATTTTGTGTGCGTCACTGTTtagtaataaatagaatagtttCCAAAACCTATTATTTCTATTCAGTTATAGAAACATGCTTAATCACAATTAACTCAAACGACGAATGACAAGAATAAATCACTTCAATGTCAGAATCTACATTTGAAGAAAGATTCGAAAAACTCTATAAAATCCGAAACACATTATcgagatatatgatatatgataagaaattatatgtatatttagtaATTACTagcaataatatatttaaaaaattatattgattGATACGTGGCATATTTAAAAATTCCCTATATTTGACAGAGGATAACTCCGGAACTCGCACAGACTCCGTGTCCtaacaaaaaaatatattttctatacaGCTTCCTTTAAATAACTGTGAGAAAATCACTTCCCTATAGAAACCAATTTTTGGAAGTTATAATTATTCAAAGACGACCACGTCGCGCGTCACTCACGGGTAAGCTCGGCCGCGGGTATTCTATGAAACGTTACATGAAATATAtgtatgaaatatatatttagaAAGTAATGTAGAATGTATATAAATGTGTAGAATGTATAAttacatttaaacaattttcctttttaattaaaaatagtaatgaaaatttattgtttaacaaatgcaaaa
It encodes:
- the LOC117219953 gene encoding uncharacterized protein LOC117219953 isoform X2, which produces MYVQNMESSQLMKELQLCTEDTIIFRKLINYASSHKQLWNDENLKQWQPVLRYIIQIFIPNPEIRRERALVASQTFFALLSMDPALVFLNRTLKNFLNSTSNELCFLNDKYDTIDSELFKLISAYGYLQVNCNEIYTNDVCSLTFYMTYEHCIKYTKHSYFAYKVLHLWLHRTMNTYFWDMCELVIEKKLEAIIFSNWCNAISEISKQNTISIFNMYLKIMEKKYDGYLEFIFAHCIDKISWQNEIKYDILAEICEVWNNVGAMTSSAFLLSLSTSLTKYNLRSAGTKVYIAIVKKLSEDEWKKAFGCTIHYLFHHWEKTEGANYNALQLLCKHWLEPIAKRYKNILTYLWDLAKDINGYFIQSYLQKLAKEMNIDLVQEPKIEYYINHNKEIVRLNGFAINCFQLNNLYDKNRDQFFTVRNFLWNNANSTSVFMRDSIVKYFKIFYANVLKMSDNQPDCINDLYYITHWLHEFLLDCFEIGSCYQRKILGLNLYKAMLCFTNANALNKSNSIENASSTLLLQKHLKETNNWNFTNKLSLFNLLNLVLDSALDIKQLSTSIILDYFDKDLLTNSEKQVLYRVALLRCNSYKFYEIESGAALFTIIANWLPLDDLDRCTTYTNYSSYSDFLLNEAANQLIQMKEDVLKAIVQNKPFYGMLAALLNIAFRNGPEHNRLTLEFVERILSILKDATSFFLSILSSKSENREYSSSFAEMGLAIDAVIKNSEINSIDFDELSLTPAHQVLISCIWMSLKISCEIASEVGILMHSDETVKCSTNIIVTVLLRCRHKGVVEAAGAAIGRLTSASSGNVKSQHDSPWARRLHFLRALVADKEIQAQLIPYMERITLTCFRFLESELWTIRNASLQLFGAIVPRLVGQSYGETLDFTTGYPINHFVTHYPVLSNYVMEELQKFSSTFMNFSTTLYLHSNIVHVLILLSKFTNSGCNLINYSSEKFVTKVKLLLRKLFKNPIWYIRLLSAKAYAALTDFLSIKFEITELKQYVSLSKGANLIHGNLLTIKYLKEKLSIEAENLSLESHVVQRTNTNKQCTELLRFREILQIWDNMYKEESKICYVLETMRLQLADSCLDQLNATDIFLFDQNISVFSSERTKPGFFQFVDYSTKLYADYVRRTNNISSDTVYYILSSHNMDQCTSFLDNVGNCMLVLKIVLEHLLLNENDFIQVNVNAMFNYALNTLQKLSLQDINNLDMKKSMKNLCFQREESAGNSKLWRLKSILIIMYSEDNAIINEILSQVLNLCVYEEECKRQTAVEFIQFSMQRFAELTNDNKLTILHCCLILLKDEISEIRESIVQSLRLHVFQEIAHDECMYQTLLDEVMLDRLKLVSDKNANLFFIKLFTHNVKNFDVDMTIVNPFYHDNNPVYREESKFLNLCFYYIQRNKYNSDNGSTENTAKYSNESDVVDVLNKIETKYCLQQMYRHDFTNLEVFLNTKYVDYLLMKQKIVIQEYI
- the LOC117219953 gene encoding uncharacterized protein LOC117219953 isoform X1 — its product is MYVQNMESSQLMKELQLCTEDTIIFRKLINYASSHKQLWNDENLKQWQPVLRYIIQIFIPNPEIRRERALVASQTFFALLSMDPALVFLNRTLKNFLNSTSNELCFLNDKYDTIDSELFKLISAYGYLQVNCNEIYTNDVCSLTFYMTYEHCIKYTKHSYFAYKVLHLWLHRTMNTYFWDMCELVIEKKLEAIIFSNWCNAISEISKQNTISIFNMYLKIMEKKYDGYLEFIFAHCIDKISWQNEIKYDILAEICEVWNNVGAMTSSAFLLSLSTSLTKYNLRSAGTKVYIAIVKKLSEDEWKKAFGCTIHYLFHHWEKTEGANYNALQLLCKHWLEPIAKRYKNILTYLWDLAKDINGYFIQSYLQKLAKEMNIDLVQEPKIEYYINHNKEIVRLNGFAINCFQLNNLYDKNRDQFFTVRNFLWNNANSTSVFMRDSIVKYFKIFYANVLKMSDNQPDCINDLYYITHWLHEFLLDCFEIGSCYQRKILGLNLYKAMLCFTNANALNKSNSIENASSTLLLQKHLKETNNWNFTNKLSLFNLLNLVLDSALDIKQLSTSIILDYFDKDLLTNSEKQVLYRVALLRCNSYKFYEIESGAALFTIIANWLPLDDLDRCTTYTNYSSYSDFLLNEAANQLIQMKEDVLKAIVQNKPFYGMLAALLNIAFRNGPEHNRLTLEFVERILSILKDATSFFLSILSSKSENREYSSSFAEMGLAIDAVIKNSEINSIDFDELSLTPAHQVLISCIWMSLKISCEIASEVGILMHSDETVKCSTNIIVTVLLRCRHKGVVEAAGAAIGRLTRCLCNQAKYYDLTKIQVLRILEDDAMHSLNITRRGAGLSIMFHRIVVSDNRRDRPLLHFAVQMLLQLLDNFSSASSGNVKSQHDSPWARRLHFLRALVADKEIQAQLIPYMERITLTCFRFLESELWTIRNASLQLFGAIVPRLVGQSYGETLDFTTGYPINHFVTHYPVLSNYVMEELQKFSSTFMNFSTTLYLHSNIVHVLILLSKFTNSGCNLINYSSEKFVTKVKLLLRKLFKNPIWYIRLLSAKAYAALTDFLSIKFEITELKQYVSLSKGANLIHGNLLTIKYLKEKLSIEAENLSLESHVVQRTNTNKQCTELLRFREILQIWDNMYKEESKICYVLETMRLQLADSCLDQLNATDIFLFDQNISVFSSERTKPGFFQFVDYSTKLYADYVRRTNNISSDTVYYILSSHNMDQCTSFLDNVGNCMLVLKIVLEHLLLNENDFIQVNVNAMFNYALNTLQKLSLQDINNLDMKKSMKNLCFQREESAGNSKLWRLKSILIIMYSEDNAIINEILSQVLNLCVYEEECKRQTAVEFIQFSMQRFAELTNDNKLTILHCCLILLKDEISEIRESIVQSLRLHVFQEIAHDECMYQTLLDEVMLDRLKLVSDKNANLFFIKLFTHNVKNFDVDMTIVNPFYHDNNPVYREESKFLNLCFYYIQRNKYNSDNGSTENTAKYSNESDVVDVLNKIETKYCLQQMYRHDFTNLEVFLNTKYVDYLLMKQKIVIQEYI